TCAGTCGGACATTTGTAGGGTTTTTCACCAGTATGTGTTCGCAAATGTGCCTTGAGACTATAACCGGTCGAAAAGCtctttttacattttgaaTGTGAACATCTGTAAGGCCTCAGCCCAGTGTGAGAACGTTCATGGacctgaaaaaatcaaataatcaaaGAAGTATCATGGGTATTAATATTATGAGTACCTACATCAGTTAAAATTTCTTTTGCCATCTTTAATGTTACCTTGAGATGATGGGGTGTGCTATAAACTTTTGTGCAACCTTCCCTGGGGCAAGGATGTTGGTTTCTTAGTTTGGtttcagttattttatttataacgaGTTTTTTTGagtcttcttcttttaatgTTCCTTCAGCAATTTCCCAGAGTCCCTCATCTACATCGACGTGGCCTGCCACCATATAAGCTGTACCATTTATTAATTCTACTTGTGGATAATTATTCTCATCATTGCTAGAGGCAGCTAATTGCGTTTGTAAAAATGAGGATGGATCTAACTCGAATTGTAATGTTTTTCCATCAGTCAAATCTGTCAAATCTCGTAACAGAATTGTACTCCCATTTTCCAATTCCAAAGAAGGTTCTTCATCCTTGTACTCTTCTGATTCTGCAAGCAGAtcacttatacatataattggaAGACCTTTTCTGTCTGCAGTGAGATGCAAGAATTGTCATTCTAGATGACCTCAGTAAGTTGCTTAACAACTGATAACCATAAGATCCTGTATCTAATCTACCTAATGGACATCAACTtcaatcaaataattattactgacCCTCTTCTTCAAAGTTGTCGGTGACAAAGGCTTGTGTACCATCAGGTAAAGTAATAGCTGTTAAAGTGGTACCAAGTAGTTGATCATCAAGTATCAGTTCTTGAACTTGCCCGCTGCCAGGTTCTCCACCATTGCTCACCATTACCGAAAGACATTCTAAAATATCTCCAGAATTATCCtgcaaaataattacaagtAGGCTGCAAATATCTTTAGGTTGATATGATAAAGTGGATTGCTAAAGATGAATTAATATCGAATTATACCTCAAGTCCTTGTGACAGAGTAAAATCTTGTTGTATGACAGGATTGTCTGGCGGTTCGCCTTCATTTGTTGacatatttttctatcgtctTCACAGGACTTTAAATGTGAAATAAAGATTAACTGGTAACTATACAGTTATTGCAGGgtaatatcaaaaaaattaaaggaataCCATTCCTACATGGGTTAACCCTGATTATAATTGGTGGTTACTCGAAGAATATATCTCAGGGTGGTTCAGGTTTgacgtagaaaaataaattcaggcAGTTTGATTTTACTAATAACATTTCGCTATACTGGCGGGATTCAAGGGTTATATTCATAAGAGGTCAAATCTGTCTCATCACTCGTACAATTTTTAGCATTTTACGAATGAATCGCCATTTTTCTTGCCTCCTTAATCAACATTGCAAAGAAAATCTATTGTAAAATTGAGATTCGGCAATTTAACTAAATGCCATGGGTTTCTTAATGTGATTCATCAGGAGGATTTTGACAGTTTGATGACAAACGTCAAATTTTAACCCCCTTGATTATAAACAGCAAAAGAATCTTGGGAAATATTACCCATAAACTCGTCCGTGGAATTCACCCGACAGCCAACGCGAGCGGAACTTGTTGTGCCGCCATCTCAACGGCGTGCTACAACTCAAATACGAATCAGTAGAAATCACTGACATAGGTCCTTTTTGGCCctctttttgaaattcaaacaaaaaagcCTAGTgcgctcaatttttcttgaatCTAGCCAAATCTTTGatagaataatttcaattcctCATCAGTagataattcaataaatttcttGCCTGccagtagaaaaaaaacaggtagAATTGCTTGAAAAATCACAGCAAAGTAGATAGCCTGTGAGATTTttaattgaactttgaaatcataaaaaaactgaaatattatCGACTATCATCAGATAGAAAATTCATgcacatttgaatttttaatcgaattcAAACTCCAAATGTCTATTTAGATGTTGTGCATGATTCTCGATCAATAAAAGATATAGTAGATTATCATTACGCATGCACATACAGATTATCACTGCCTATCAAGAAGTATTCGTATTTCGTAATTCTTATGAAATTTCATCACATGAATTGACCTTGTGATCCAGTCCACTTGAGCACATTACTTGCCTAAAGGATACATGATGTTTTATATGACAGCGACTTATTGTATCGATTATATTCTTTGAGCTCCAAGCAACCACACCTCGGGGACACAATTAAATACAAGTTATTCATTATACGGCAATCAATTCGGTCATTTCAGCCCTGAATTATACGGTAGCATTGAATATAATGCTGTAGGCAAACCtctcaaataaaaaaattaaaaaaaaaataaaaactattgAATGCAATTAATCAGAATTGGTTATTGTAAAAGATTGGTGTGAAAAATAGGTTGTGGACTAGGGACgagaataaatagaaataacaCGAAAGTGGCGTATAGAATAATTGACATGAATGGTCACATCactatacgcgtgtacaattatttcataacagaaattttacaaaacttATTATATTTTCCAGTCTACATAGTTATAGGGCTCCgatcatataggtatattaaagCCAGTTCAATAAAATTGTGTTATTGACTATAACAAAACGATTGAGTTCAGATCAATGATAGTATGACACGTGTCCTGATTTCTATTGTATTCCAATCCAATTTGCATATACTTACGGGTATATGATCGGAAGGAAATATATTTGCCGTTTGATATCAAGCTTTAGAAATTCTATTGTTCCGACCAGTGAAATTAGTTTTGCATTATGTAATGCTTGAGCATATTGACTtgaatatgtatagtatatgatAGTATGAATTAAAAGCTAAGCGAATCTTGCTATACATGACTTAATATATGATGTATCAAAAGATATTATAACTTATTCAACTGCCTTGTGCTCACACTGCAGCGAACTCGAGATATAGGATTTTGCGGTCTTTATACCCCGGATTTCACATACCAGAGCCAAACTATCGTGTAGTATGAATCAACTTTTGCTCTCACAGTCAGATATTTTGCATGAAATATAGGTGGTCTGTCTAGACATTTTACTGGTCCACCTTCAGTAGCAGTTCCGGTTCCAATTAGTGTGTTGCATTTATTTAGAATTATTtgtatcaaatatttttatctagaCCTCGGAAGGGATctataaaattttccgattcttattttcttacgAGCTTCGACGTCCAATATTTCatgtgataaaattataccaCGTATATAATTGCAGTTAGCTGTAAGTATACACGTTCCTGTGTCGCAATGAAGGTATACATGTAGTATATTATACGGCAATAACGAGTCAATTAATCTTCTTTGAACCGATTTGCCGCAATCATATTCTTCGTCAGCTTtatcataatatacataagtatatactatatatttattatatcctCGTGTATTGGGTCCCTGTCGTAATTTCTCCTTTGAAAAGATATTTTGTTATAAATTCGAGAACAAATCTTTCTAACGTAACACAATAACGGCTAATATCCTATGGTGTGACAAGATAATTACGACAGGTACACCTATAATTAGCTGACTCTATATACATAGGAGCTGATTTTTTTAGTAGCCATCGCGTTCACTAATtaagtttaaaaaaatcattggcAGGTGATTCCTACCAGCGTCTTATACATACACCTGTGTATAGAAGGTATGTGGGTATTAGGCGATAAATTATAAAGACAGGTAAAATTCATAACGCCGGAGTGAAAATCCAATTAAATTCGGTCTCCCCATTAACCCTCGACGATGTGGTGAAATACCCTCACGCGAAGTACCCTGAAACATTAATTATTCTACAAGCAAGTACACACACGATTCCATTCATGACAATTATTGTAAGTTACTCAATGAAGATTATATATTCATCatcgtaaaaaaatcgaaattttcatctgaaAATATTGTCTTTGTTTCAGTCCAGTGAGTGACCATTCCGGAATGAAAGTTCATCAGCGTCGGTGTCGAGGTCCTTCTCAAGACTCCGGTGATCccatgaagtttttttttttttgtgatacAGACCTTTGCATGTGGGCCTGACTGTATTTCCCCCTCTATTCTTTATAAAATCAAGGTAGAAGGTAACCAAGGGGCTGGATGAGTATTAGTGCAAATACACTAGGTAGGAGAGTTCCTCTGCCACCAAAGAGCAAACAGCAAACTGCAAACGGCATTCTCCCACGATACGAGAACTGGATCAGTTTCGAACTAATCCTGTGACGTCGAACACCTCATCGTTCTTCACCTACTCAATCATATACAGTGCAACGTTATTCCCATTCATCCAGCCTTGGATAtccgaaattattaatttttttcttttatgaaAAACGTACACCAAGATGCATACGGTAAGTAGATAATTAACTGCGATTTGAAGTTTTCACcctattaagaaaaaaaagggaattacCGTGATTTTcagtaatttattcaatttcgattAGAATAATTGATAGGTGGAAACGATCCGGTGAacataattattcaaagtatTGCCCCGCGGGGGACATTGAACGCTCAAACGGTCAACGATATTTAATCTCGATGCAGAAATACTTGCAATTCACTGCACTCGCGTGTCATTCATCAATTTACTCTACTTTTaattggaacaaaaaagtAGGAACAAATAAACTATGCGATAACTAACaagtttcttctcttcgaagAACTTTAAGATTGTGATCGAACTTTGCAAAAGTGTTCAAGGGTATGTAGTAATTTCATGTAACGAATTTTCACATATCTCTAAGTGATATGCATGGTATGTTGGTGTATCgcaacggtgaaatttttgcattaaaattttttcattgtacaTAAAAGTTGTAGGCTCACCTGCAGATTTCTCCAAGATGCACCTGCGAATAATTGGACAGATATATAATACTCTGAAGTTCTGAGGTAAAGTTCATTGTTCCAAGATCCATCATCAGGGTCAAGTTCTCAAGATCAGAAACGCGTTTTGAATTCTCTGTCAGGTCAACACTTAGGAACTTTACTAGACCGTTCCTCCATAGGTGCGTACAGGACGCTTCAATCGAATTGctcattaattaattcagcGTCCAAAGAGCAGAAAATTATAGAATCGTCTCTAGCATTCCTAGGAAAGTATAGTAtgtcatttgaaaataatgtcaAAGCGCACGTGATCCACGATCGCGCGTTTATCTATAACGTTGTAATATCTTATCATTGCTCGCAacttatacctgtacatgtTTGTAATTATGCAATTTTTCCCACTTTGCAATCGGTGGTGAGATTGCTTATTAGACATGGTCTCGGTGAACGGAATATAGGCGAAAGTGTGTTAGACGCATTTTACACACTTATATTAGATCATTCAGGGATGTGCTTACATGTGCTTCGTTGTCGGTTGTTTTACCAAACGTTACACTCATTGATGACATAATTACTGTTTCACTTGCGCTAATTAGCCTCAGactgtcattatcattatcatttctttctcCACTCAGAGAAGCAGGTCCAACGCAAATTGCAGATTTTAATTGTTTGATGAGTTCATGAATGGCGATATGGTTTTGGAACTCGAAATTTAGCATGTGCGAATTTTCTCATGCAAGATGTGAGCATGCggtataataatgattttttattctaagtTTCTCGTCCAGTCCATGCGCAATATCCTGCTATTCTGATTTTTGAAAGTTCATTTCTCACCTCGGCATTGTTTTGGGAATTTACAATTcggttttttgtatttcttttttatacaatttcaTCTAGTGGCTCAAGGTTTAAAAGTGAATTGTATACCTGATAAATACTTTACGgggtatatttgtatattcgTTAATCTGACCATGACAATCCGGggctcgtttttttcgtttctatgtTTCTTTCATTGAGTTAGAAATTAGATCAGGCTATCACTTACAAAGGTCTTTATTTGTGAGGCGCCTCCACACCGCAAATTGTATATCGCACTCTTATGTATgtggtaagaaaatttttgaacattaagcttcaatttttgaaagaatcTGTTTTTGATCCGATCGATTCATAGATATTGCGAATGTGAAAAGACTACttgcaacttttttttatgggTACGTGAATATTATAGGTAGACAGCTCGTAAGTGGTAATAGAAAAGCCTTTTTTTTACGTCAGAGTTGTTTTCGTATCACATTACATACGGTGAATTGCAAAACTCGATATGCCTCATATAAATCACATTGCCACTTATATTCCGATCGGTACATAACGTGAattatatgtaatacatattttataaggGTTTGAGAATCAATGAAGATCTTCAAAATAGCGCAAATAAATCCAACAAGTTGATCCCGTCACTCGTCATAAAGACACTTTCTAATAAGTAACGATCGTGTCGTTAAACACCATCGATAATAATCCATCTATACATACTCTAATTGCGATCATCGCATTCCGCATGATTTCTGTTCACACGTtaaaaagtgatgaaaattgttagaACTCGTAAGAGCGAATAGTCGATATCGTACCTGAAACTATACAATgaagaataacaataaaaagttAATTGGATAATTAAAATGTCCTTGCCACAGAAAACCGTACGTATATGGAAGTGCGCTGTATGTACTGCTCGCGTACAGAAGTTTACCGACATTTAATAAAGTACATAACTTCATAACGTAAAAATTCTACTGGCATGGTTAGTATTATTTCAAACAATTAGCGTTTACCAAGTTTGATGTTTCAGGCACTTTGTCCAACACCACTCAACAAATCCTGCTGTTATTTGTAAACCGACGTATCCGCCTAATTACCCGAGCGATTAGGTGCAATGGTATCCTTACAGTGGTCGCAAGATGACATaaaatttggttttttgaaaattttgaaatctgaaTCGCGTTGCTTGAGTTGTTCTCGTATCCGTGATGTTCACTTTCGCCCTCGATTATAACTAATCTGTATctcatgcatatgtatatatcttatTATCTAATATATCTCAGACTTTATAACTTGCAATTATGCATGCATATATTTAACcacgttttaatattttacattGAACGTGGTTTCACATGCAATTCACATAGCCGGTTGAGTAAAGGCACTGGTTTAACAGCAacctttattattatattgtaatataGATCCCATAAACGTTGTTTGTTGGCATTGTTGTCTGCTTAATGTACCTATCGTATTGCAAGGCAACATACATACGCCGAGAGAAAACTGGTTTAACCCTTGAACTCAATATAATAACGTGCCTTTTTCTCCTCAGTCTCTCAAACTTCATTCTTTCGCACAATATTatatcatcgaatttttcatcgagggTTGAATTTCGCGTTTAAAATATTCCTTTTCTACTGCACCGTTTATCATTTATCtcgttttcaatatttttctctctggtATTCAGTTATTTCCACAATCAAGTAGCTACTGTAAAAGCACAACGAGCTGAACGCACCAAAAAAGACAGATGAAAAAACATGCAtgtaaaaattgtgaaatcaaGTATGTTCGACATACTTACGAATGTGCACATTGGTTGTTTCCACTGTTTGTTCACAAGCCTGTAAATAtaaacgtttcttttttctcattttctcgcaTTCACAGAATAAGATGAAATAAGGAAAAGTTTTTACTTCAGTGAAATTCTACCGCACGATTATCACTTCCGGGGTTGAGATCGTGATCGTACATCTTAGGTTCATCTCATCTGGCGTACATCGATGTCATCGTCTTTGTTTTACTGCAGTATTACATATCAGCCGtaatgatatacctatacatggataatataataataacgtaacACTGCATTGCATTTTAGCATAGCTTGACGGTGTCACGCGACTACTATATACGTTCAGACCCATGAATACATATCTGTATATGTATCGGTTAATTCGAGAGGAATCTTTTCCAGTGTACAGTGAAAATTCCagtatgataataatgacgataataatcgcTTCAGTTGGGCAAGAAAATATGATCGCATTATCCCATATAAGTAGCAAACTCACGTCGGGCTGGTCCTTCGACAAACAGGATGATCTCTGTGGTATTCAGAATTTAATGCGTAGGAGTGTTGGATACAGTCCAGAGTTTCACGGAAGATATTGCGAAATTTTCGATATAAAGGCATCACCTGACTTTctgagtaatgcgcgaagtGAACCAGTTTTCCTTCTGCTCGCTCTTCATCACGCGTGTTATGTACTTGCGGTAATAACTGTATGTACTACACTTATACATGTAAATACACATAACGATACGCCTTCGCGAATCATAAGACATATATCAGAATCGAAAGAATTTAATAAGGGGCGAGTAATtaaagatattgaaatttttcttaattaattatcatcggTAAGTCCCCCCCCGGATAGAAATGTTACAAGACTCGGTAAAATGTGGATCTTGTGGACGCCTAGACAAGTACAATGACTTTCATTCGATACAGAACCAAACCAACTGCGATACTGTCTAGTCAccggtatatacatgtatatattttatacatcgtATCTACATATGGCGAAATCATTAATGTAATCCTCTAGATTTCCCGTGCATTATACCtatggtatataatacacgtctATATACACCGGTCTTTCATGTGCGAGCAAATAATCGATGCATATTATTAgtatatattacatagataCATATCCATAAAAACACCCTGCGGTAATATTCGAGTTTAACGATGTacattttgttctttttatcaACAAGGTTATCGATATGTGTACCTGAGT
The sequence above is a segment of the Athalia rosae chromosome 5, iyAthRosa1.1, whole genome shotgun sequence genome. Coding sequences within it:
- the LOC105690811 gene encoding zinc finger protein 76-like — its product is MSTNEGEPPDNPVIQQDFTLSQGLEDNSGDILECLSVMVSNGGEPGSGQVQELILDDQLLGTTLTAITLPDGTQAFVTDNFEEEESEEYKDEEPSLELENGSTILLRDLTDLTDGKTLQFELDPSSFLQTQLAASSNDENNYPQVELINGTAYMVAGHVDVDEGLWEIAEGTLKEEDSKKLVINKITETKLRNQHPCPREGCTKVYSTPHHLKVHERSHTGLRPYRCSHSKCKKSFSTGYSLKAHLRTHTGEKPYKCPTESCNKSFKTSGDLLKHVRTHTGERPFVCPFDGCGRSFTTSNIRKVHVRTHTGERPYKCSHAKCGKAFASATNYKNHIRIHSGEKPYVCSIENCGRRFTEYSSLYKHHLVHTQQRPFECKICYKRYRQASTLVMHKRTAHALVENEDGVDVFLKDPLDLTNQTKGKRKISTLPNQLMFEINGQIKIDGNEESTDNETQILLVGDPSQIAALQQIGLEEGFDAGIDTSLESLNIKIEDIEFGWD